From the genome of Vibrio navarrensis, one region includes:
- the mukB gene encoding chromosome partition protein MukB, whose product MIERGKYQSLTMVNWNGFFARTFDIDGLVTTLSGGNGAGKSTTMAAFITALIPDQSLLHFRNTTEAGSSQASRDKGLYGKLQPGACYAALDVVNSRNQRLLFAVKLQQVAGRDKKVDIKPFVIQGLPSHVKPTDVLIETVSSTQARVRQLNDVKECVGQFEGAHFKSFPSIVDYHSQMFEFGVIPKKLRNSSDRSKFYRLIEASLYGGISSAITRSLRDYLLPQNGGVKKAFQDMESALRENRMTLEAIKTTQADRDLFKHLITESTNYVAADYMRHANDRRNKLEQTLSLRSELFGSREMLIEQNSLLTRVQEELALLIESESALEQDYQAASDHLQLVQNALRQQEKIERYQEDLEELNERLEEQSMVVEEAQERVLMAEEQATVAEEEVDSLKTQLADYQQALDVQQTRALQYQQAVQALEKAKLLLGNDELSAESAQSMVAQLKESEAQQTQALLALKHKLDMSSAAAQQFETALKWLQSITGPVERASAAEKARSVMQQARAAQQLLSNESQWRAQYRDLERSLNAQRQAQEMADEYRKQHNVSLSDELVFEQERERHHELIDSLEMSLEEAREQRSEQRRLEQDTRAEIAHLQALAPSWIAANDALEKLREQSGAELADSQSVMSQMQMVLEREKTLSLSKDKLAERRAKLESEIERLASPGGSNDPRLKGLADTLGGVLLAEIYDDITIDDAPYFSAMYGPARHAIVVSDLSGIEDKLVELDDCPEDLYIIEGDIDAFDDSSFNAEELHGAVCVRLNERQMRYSRLPEIPLFGRAAREQRLELLRSEREEVVEQHAKAAFDAQKMQRLFQAFNQFVAEHIQVAFAADPELALSKARDTYNQLTRTLSELEGKEQQYRTQISSSKQALVLLDKLAPNMRLVEDETIEARFAEVEAQISQLTQAKAFISEHGKAVVELEKMASVLEADPEQFDALEAQFASADLALQELKKQIFALSDLVERRHYFAYSDSVDLLNQGSELSEQLRGKLVAAERSRTRYREELKQAQGQMNQYNQVLASLKSSYQAKLETVQEFKQELAEFGVHADEGAQERAIRRRDELHERLHTSRSRKSEYERTITSTELEMKGLAKRLKKVQKDYSDLRTFVVAAKAGWCSVLRLARENDVERRLHKRELAYLSADELRSMSDKSLGALRLAVANNDDLRDALRLSEDNSRPERKVLFYIAVYQHLRERIRQDIIRTDDPVEAIEEMEVELARLTEELTLRENRLAISSESVASIIQKTIQREQNRIRMLNQGLSNIAFGQVKGVRLNVKVRESHEVLLNGLAAQQEQHKDLFESPRYTFSEAMAKLFQRVNPHIDMGQRSPQVLGEELLDYRNYLELSIEVNRGSDGWLQAESGALSTGEAIGTGQSILLMVVQSWEEESRRLRSKDIVPCRLLFLDEAARLDAKSISTLFELCDRLDMQLLIAAPENISPEKGTTYKLVRKVFKDHEHVHVVGLRGFGQERKPKSEAQELLEAF is encoded by the coding sequence ATGATTGAAAGAGGTAAGTATCAATCGCTGACCATGGTCAACTGGAACGGCTTCTTTGCTCGTACTTTTGATATCGATGGTCTGGTGACGACTCTCTCGGGCGGCAACGGCGCGGGTAAATCGACCACCATGGCGGCATTTATCACCGCTTTGATCCCTGATCAAAGCTTGCTGCATTTTCGCAATACCACTGAGGCGGGGAGTAGCCAAGCCTCACGCGATAAAGGCCTCTACGGTAAATTGCAGCCAGGTGCGTGCTATGCGGCGCTGGATGTGGTGAACTCGCGCAACCAACGTTTGCTGTTTGCAGTGAAACTGCAGCAAGTGGCAGGGCGCGATAAAAAAGTCGACATCAAACCGTTTGTGATTCAAGGCTTGCCGAGCCATGTGAAGCCGACCGATGTGCTGATTGAAACCGTTTCGTCAACTCAGGCTCGCGTGCGCCAATTGAATGATGTGAAAGAGTGTGTTGGCCAGTTTGAAGGCGCGCATTTTAAATCGTTCCCATCGATTGTCGATTACCACTCGCAAATGTTTGAGTTTGGCGTGATCCCGAAAAAGCTGCGTAACTCAAGTGACCGCTCTAAGTTCTACCGCCTGATTGAAGCCTCGCTTTATGGGGGTATCTCAAGCGCAATCACCCGCTCTTTGCGCGATTATCTCTTACCGCAAAACGGTGGGGTGAAAAAAGCCTTCCAAGACATGGAATCGGCTCTGCGCGAAAACCGCATGACGCTGGAAGCGATCAAAACCACGCAGGCGGATCGTGATCTGTTCAAACACCTGATCACCGAATCAACCAACTACGTGGCCGCCGACTACATGCGCCACGCCAACGATCGCCGCAACAAGTTAGAACAAACCCTTTCTCTGCGCTCTGAGCTGTTTGGCTCACGCGAAATGCTGATTGAGCAAAATAGCTTACTGACTCGCGTTCAGGAAGAGCTGGCGCTGTTGATCGAGTCGGAATCGGCATTAGAGCAAGATTATCAAGCGGCGTCGGATCACTTGCAGTTGGTGCAAAACGCCTTGCGTCAGCAAGAGAAGATCGAGCGTTATCAAGAAGATCTTGAAGAACTGAACGAGCGTCTCGAAGAGCAGAGTATGGTCGTTGAGGAGGCGCAAGAGCGCGTATTGATGGCCGAAGAGCAGGCAACAGTTGCCGAAGAAGAGGTGGATAGCCTCAAGACTCAGCTCGCTGACTATCAGCAGGCGCTGGATGTGCAACAAACGCGTGCTCTTCAATATCAGCAAGCGGTGCAAGCGCTGGAAAAAGCCAAACTGCTGCTTGGTAACGATGAACTGAGCGCGGAAAGTGCGCAGTCAATGGTTGCTCAGCTCAAAGAGAGCGAAGCGCAACAAACCCAAGCCCTATTAGCACTTAAACACAAGCTGGATATGTCTTCGGCCGCTGCGCAGCAGTTTGAAACAGCGCTCAAGTGGTTACAAAGTATCACTGGTCCCGTTGAGCGTGCGTCAGCGGCAGAGAAGGCTCGCAGCGTCATGCAACAAGCGCGTGCGGCGCAGCAGTTGCTGAGCAATGAATCTCAGTGGCGTGCACAGTATCGTGATTTGGAACGTAGCCTGAACGCACAGCGTCAAGCCCAAGAAATGGCGGATGAATACCGCAAGCAACACAATGTTTCGCTAAGCGATGAGCTGGTGTTCGAGCAAGAGCGTGAGCGTCACCACGAGCTGATTGATTCTCTGGAGATGAGCTTAGAAGAAGCTCGTGAACAGCGCAGTGAGCAGCGCCGTCTAGAACAAGACACCCGCGCTGAGATCGCACATTTGCAAGCGCTCGCGCCGAGTTGGATTGCGGCCAATGATGCGCTGGAGAAACTCCGAGAGCAAAGTGGTGCCGAGCTTGCCGACAGCCAATCGGTGATGTCACAGATGCAGATGGTGCTCGAGCGCGAAAAAACGCTGTCGCTGAGCAAAGACAAATTGGCAGAGCGTCGCGCCAAGCTCGAAAGCGAGATTGAGCGTTTGGCATCGCCAGGCGGCTCGAACGATCCGCGCCTGAAAGGTTTGGCGGATACACTCGGTGGTGTGCTGCTAGCGGAGATTTACGATGACATCACCATTGATGATGCGCCGTACTTTAGTGCCATGTACGGCCCAGCGCGCCACGCCATCGTAGTCTCTGATCTGTCCGGCATCGAAGATAAATTGGTTGAGTTGGACGACTGTCCCGAAGACCTTTACATCATCGAAGGGGATATCGACGCCTTTGATGACAGCTCCTTCAACGCCGAAGAGCTGCATGGTGCGGTATGCGTGCGCCTGAATGAGCGTCAAATGCGTTACTCGCGCTTGCCGGAAATTCCTCTTTTTGGCCGCGCAGCGCGTGAGCAGCGTTTAGAATTGCTGCGAAGCGAGCGTGAAGAGGTGGTTGAGCAGCATGCCAAAGCGGCGTTTGATGCGCAGAAAATGCAGCGTCTGTTCCAAGCCTTCAACCAGTTTGTTGCTGAACACATCCAAGTGGCGTTTGCTGCTGACCCAGAGCTGGCGCTAAGTAAAGCGCGTGATACGTACAACCAGTTGACTCGCACCTTGAGTGAGCTGGAAGGCAAAGAGCAACAATACCGCACGCAGATCAGTAGCAGTAAGCAAGCCTTGGTGCTACTAGATAAACTTGCGCCGAACATGCGATTGGTTGAAGACGAGACGATCGAAGCGCGTTTTGCCGAAGTTGAAGCACAAATCAGCCAACTTACTCAAGCGAAAGCCTTTATTAGCGAGCATGGAAAAGCGGTCGTGGAACTGGAAAAAATGGCTTCGGTGCTGGAGGCTGACCCAGAGCAGTTTGACGCGCTTGAGGCCCAGTTTGCAAGCGCCGACCTCGCTCTGCAAGAACTGAAAAAGCAGATTTTTGCGCTGTCGGATCTGGTGGAACGTCGCCACTACTTTGCTTATTCCGATTCGGTTGATCTGCTTAACCAAGGCAGCGAGCTCAGTGAGCAGCTTCGCGGCAAATTGGTGGCAGCGGAGCGCAGCCGTACACGTTATCGCGAAGAGTTGAAACAAGCCCAAGGGCAAATGAATCAGTACAATCAGGTGCTTGCTTCACTGAAGAGCTCGTATCAAGCCAAACTGGAAACGGTGCAAGAGTTTAAGCAAGAGTTGGCAGAGTTTGGTGTGCACGCTGATGAAGGCGCGCAAGAGCGAGCCATTCGTCGTCGTGATGAACTGCATGAGCGCCTACACACTTCGCGCAGTCGCAAGAGTGAATACGAGCGCACCATCACCTCGACCGAGCTTGAAATGAAAGGCCTCGCCAAGCGTCTGAAAAAAGTGCAGAAAGATTACAGTGATCTGCGTACCTTTGTTGTGGCCGCCAAAGCAGGTTGGTGCTCGGTATTGCGTTTAGCTCGTGAAAATGACGTTGAACGTCGCCTGCACAAACGTGAGCTCGCTTACCTTTCCGCCGATGAGCTGCGCTCAATGTCGGATAAATCGCTTGGCGCATTGCGTTTAGCGGTGGCGAATAACGACGATCTGCGTGACGCGCTGCGCTTGTCGGAAGACAACTCGCGGCCAGAGCGCAAAGTCCTGTTCTACATTGCGGTCTATCAGCATCTGCGTGAGCGCATCCGCCAAGACATCATTCGTACCGATGATCCGGTAGAAGCGATTGAAGAGATGGAAGTGGAACTGGCTCGTTTGACTGAAGAATTGACGCTGCGTGAAAACCGCCTAGCGATCAGTTCTGAATCGGTGGCGAGTATTATCCAGAAAACCATTCAACGTGAGCAAAACCGTATCCGCATGCTGAACCAAGGCTTGTCCAACATCGCCTTTGGTCAGGTGAAAGGGGTGCGACTGAATGTCAAAGTGCGGGAAAGCCATGAAGTGTTGCTGAACGGTTTAGCAGCGCAGCAAGAACAGCACAAAGATCTGTTTGAATCGCCGCGTTATACCTTCTCGGAAGCGATGGCGAAACTGTTCCAACGCGTCAATCCACACATTGATATGGGCCAACGTTCGCCACAAGTACTTGGTGAAGAGCTGCTTGATTACCGCAATTACCTTGAGTTGAGCATTGAGGTCAACCGTGGTTCAGACGGTTGGTTACAAGCCGAATCGGGCGCGCTATCGACCGGTGAAGCGATCGGTACTGGTCAGTCGATTTTGCTGATGGTGGTGCAAAGCTGGGAAGAGGAGTCGCGTCGTCTGCGCAGCAAAGATATTGTCCCTTGTCGCTTGCTGTTCTTGGATGAAGCTGCGCGTCTTGATGCGAAATCGATCTCGACGCTGTTCGAGCTGTGTGATCGTCTCGACATGCAACTTTTGATCGCCGCGCCTGAGAACATCAGCCCAGAGAAGGGCACAACCTATAAACTGGTGCGCAAAGTGTTTAAAGATCATGAACACGTGCATGTGGTTGGGCTGCGCGGATTTGGTCAAGAGAGAAAGCCAAAGAGCGAGGCTCAGGAGCTGTTGGAAGCCTTCTAA